GGGGGGCGATTGCAACGGACAGCCTGTGGATAACCCTGTGCGTAAATTGTGTGCGAAACAGGGAATTCCGTTGTAGGCCGCGAACCTGCTGAGCTAGACCGTTTGTCACTGTTTTCTCTTCGGGAAAAACGCTTCAGCGGATTTTTAAGGGCGCGAACCCTATCACAAAAAACGGCCTTGTCCGAACGCATTTACCGACTTGTGTTCTCGCTGTACGCCGTTTATACAATCGGCCCTGACGCACGCATTCTTATCCTCCTAAAAGATGACAAAAAGACGGGAGGATCCTTTCTTTATTCGCAGCATCGGCAAGCAGAGGTCACCCGTGGAGCAAGAAGCCTGGCAGGTATTGATAGTCGAGGACGACCAGCGTCTGGCCGAACTGACCCGCGAATACCTGCAAGCCAACGGATTGCGTGTGGAGATTGAAGGCAACGGGGCACTGGCGGCGGCGCGGATCATCAAGGAACAGCCGGACCTGGTGATCCTCGACCTGATGCTCCCCGGTGAAGATGGCCTGAGCATCTGCCGCAAGGTACGCGACCAGTACGACGGGCCGATCCTCATGCTGACTGCGCGCACCGACGATGCCGACCAGATCCTCGGTCTCGACATCGGCGCCGATGATTACGTGTGCAAACCGGTGCGTCCGCGACTGTTGCTGGCGCGTATCCAGGCGTTGTTGCGACGCAGTGACGCACCGGAGCCGGTGTCGGGCAAGCCACGCCGTCTGCAATTCGGCCCGCTGGTGGTGGACAACGCCTTGCGCGAAGCCTGGTTGAGCGACAGCGGCATCGAGTTGACCAGCGCCGAGTTCGACCTGCTGTGGCTGCTGGTGTCCAACGCCGGAAGGATTCTGTCCCGGGAAGAAATCTTCACCGCGTTGCGCGGCATCGGCTACGACGGCCAGGACCGCTCGATCGATGTGCGCATCTCGCGCATCCGCCCGAAGATCGGCGACGACCCCGATCATCCGCGTCTGATCAAGACCGTACGCAGCAAAGGTTATCTGTTCGTGCCTGAAGCCTGCGTAGAACTGCCGCTGTGAATTCGATCTTCCTGCGCATCTATGGCGGCATGTGCGCGGCGCTGATTCTGGTGGCGGTACTCGGCGTGCTGGCGCTGCACCTGCTCAACCAGGTGCGCAGCGAGCAATACCGAGAACGTCTGGCCCACGGTACGTTTTCGCTGATGGCTGACAACCTGCAACCGATGAACGAAACCGAGCGCCACCGCGCCTTGCTGGTGTGGGAGCGGCTGCTGGGGATTCCGCTGACGTTGAAGACATTCACCCAGACCGATCTCGATCTGACCCAGCGCACACGCGTGCAGCGTGGCCAGGCCTTGGTCGAGCAGACCGGGCCGCACGCGGCGAAGGTTTACCGACTGGTCAGCGACAAGGAACAGCTTGTGCTGGTGGGCGAGGTACAGCAGATCAGCGAGCAACTGGCTAGGGCGACCATTTATCTGCTGGCCGATGAACTGGTGCGGGTGCCGGTGGGCGAGCAGCCCAAACGCCTGGCGCAGTTGAAGGATGAGAAGGGGTTTGGTTTCGACCTGCGGCTGGTCACCGTGGACGAGGCCGATATGGATGAAGACCAGAGTCGTCGAGTGTCGGAAGGCGATACGGTGATGGCGTTGGGCAAAGGCGGGGATTCGATCCGGGTGTTCGCCGGGATGGTCGGTACGCCGTGGGTGTTGGAAATCGGCCCGCTCTATCAGATGAATCCGTACCCGCCGCAGTGGCTGGTGCTGATCGCCGCGCTAGGTCTGACCCTGATCGGTCTCATCGTCTATTTATTGGTGCGTCAGCTCGAACGGCGTTTGCGCGGCCTCGAAGCAGCGGCCACGCGCATCGCCAAGGGCAGCCTGGAAACCCGGGTGCCGGCACGCGGTGCCGACTCCGTGGGCAAACTGGCGGCGGCGTTCAACGGTATGGCCGAGCACCTGCAACAGTTGCTGGCGATCCAGCGCGAGCTGGTGCGCGCGGTGTCCCATGAGTTGCGCACGCCGGTGGCGCGCCTGCGCTTCGGTCTGGAGATGATCGGCTCGGCCACCACCCCGCAAGCGCTGGAAAAGTATCGCGAGGGCATGGACCACGACATCGAAGACCTCGATAAGCTGGTCGATGAAATGCTCACCTATGCGCGGCTGGAGCAGGGCTCACCGGCGCTGACGTTCCAGCGCATCGACCTCGATGCACTGGTCAATCAGGTGATCGAGGAGCTTGCGCCGCTGCGCGCTGACGTCACGGTGCAACGTGGTTTGTGTCTTTCGGCCGCCGATTGTGATGATGCCTGGGTCGAGGCCGAGCCGCGTTACCTGCATCGCGCCTTGCAGAATCTGGTGGGCAACGCCATGCGTCATGCGCGCTCAAGGGTCACGGTCAGTTATCAGGTCGGGCAGATGCGTTGCCGGGTGGACGTCGAGGACGATGGCCCCGGTGTGCCGGAAAGTGCGTGGGAGAAAATCTTCACACCGTTCCTGCGGCTGGACGACAGCCGTACCCGGGCATCCGGTGGGCATGGTTTGGGGCTGTCGATCGTGCGGCGGATCATCCACTGGCATGACGGTCGGGCGCTGATCGGCAAGAGCAAGAGTTTGGGCGGGGCGTGTTTCAGCCTGAGCTGGCCGAGGAATCAGGAGCGGCGCTGAAACAGCTCAAGCCTGGATGCTGACCAGGCTCAACAACTGCCCGTCGTGCACCCCGAACTGTGCGTCCAGTTCGGTCCCGTGGCGCCATTCGCTGGACAGGTCCGTCAGCAGTCGCAACCGTACCTCACCCTGTTCGGTCCACTCGAGCACTTCGGCGTGCTCGAAATAGAAGCGCTTCTGGACGATCGGGTACAGCGCCTTGAACAGGCTTTCCTTCACCGAAAACGTCAGCGTCACCCACAAGGCCAGTTGATCCCGGGCGCCGGCGGCCATTCGCTGCATCTCCGCCGGCGTGAGGATTTCCCCGGCCAGACGCTCGGCTCGTTCGACGTTGAGCAGGTTTTCCAGGTCCATGCCCAGCCCGCGCCAGTGTTGCTTGTTGGCGACAATCGCTGCCGCCCGGCCGGTGCTGTGGGTGATCGAGCCGCAGATGTGCGCCGGCCATACCGGTGCGCGATCCTCGCCAATGGCCGGGACACTGCTTGAGCCTTCCAGTTGTTGCAGCGCAGCCCGGGCGCAAATCCGCCCGGCCAGAAACTCCGCCTGCCGTTTGGCCACCGAACGCTGGATGCTCGGCGGCGGCTCGATGGCACTGCGGCGGAAGTCATCGCCGAGCAGTTGCGACGGGTCGAAGTGGGTGCTCAGCAGCACGGTGTCCGGCAGCACGGTCGGTAGCGGCCAGTGGGCATCGAGCGGGGTGCAGCAGGCGGGGAGGAGAGGGCTGGAATTCATGGCGGGCATTTTGCCGGGTTGCCTTCAGGCTGAATAGTGCGCTGGTGCAGATCGCTCTCGCGCAGAACGTGGGAGCGATCAGCATACTCCGGCTCAGCCAAAGATTTTCTTGAAGAAGGCCTGCATGTCCGCCCAGGACTTTTCATCCGCAGCCTTGTTGTAGCCGATATCCGGGCCACCGTGATCGCCATGGCTCAAGCGATCCGCGTCGGGGTTGGTAAAGCCATGCTTGGCGCCGTCGAGACTTACGAACTTGTAGTCGGCGCCGGCCTTGTCCATTTCAGACTTGAATGCCGTGACGTTGTCGGCGGTGACCATGCTGTCCAGCGCGCCATGTTCGACGAGCACCTTGGCTTTGACACTGCCGGGTGTTGCCGGGGTCTTGGTGGCGAGTGCGCCGTGGAAACTCACCACGCCCGCCAGCGGTACGCCCTGACGCGCGGCGTTCAACACAACTCCGCCGCCGAAGCAGTAACCGATGGCGGCCAGTTTGCCGGTGTCGGTCTGCGGTTGTTTCTTCAACAGGTCGAGGCCGGCCTCGAAGCGTTTGCTGGCGGCATCGGCATTCTGGGTAGCCGCCTGCATGAACGCCATGGCATCTTTCGGGTGCTCGGTGTTCTTGCCGTCACCGTACATGTCGATAGCCAGCGCGCTGTAGCCAAGCCCGGCGAGATCCCGGGCGCGGCGCTTGGCGTAGTCGTTCAGGCCCCACCATTCATGCACCACTACAACGCCCGGGCGCGGGCCTTTTATGGCATCGTCGTAGGCGTAGTAGCCGATCAGTTTCGTGCCGTCGGCGCTCTGGTAAGGGATTTCCTCGGTCTTGATCGCAGCCGCGCTGAGGCTGCTGAAGGCGAGCAGGGTGAGGGCAAGGAACAGGCGCATGATCGGGTCTCCTGACAATAAAAGGTCAAAACAGCCTAGTTCATTTGATTGCGCTCGGGTTCAGGGTGCGTTCAGGGCAGGTACAGGCCGGGTTCAGTAAGCTTGAATCATGTCCGAGGGGGGAAATGAACAGGACCCTCAAAAGCGGCAGTACACCGTTGTCGCAGGTATGCTGTTGGAGATTCTGATTTACCCGGGAGAGCGTCATGAAACTGTTGGTCGTCGAAGATGAAGCGCTGTTGCGCCATCACCTGCAAACCCGCCTGACGGAAAGCGGTCACGTGGTCGAGTCCGTGGCCAATGCCGAAGAGGCGCTGTACCAGACCGGGCAATTCAACTTTGACCTGGCGGTGATCGACCTCGGCCTGCCGGGCATGGGCGGGCTTGACCTGATCCGCCAGTTGCGTTCTGACGGCAAAAGCTTCCCGATCCTGATCCTCACCGCCCGTGGCAACTGGCAGGACAAGGTCGAGGGCCTGGCGGCCGGCGCCGACGACTACCTGGTCAAACCGTTCCAGTTTGAAGAGCTCGAAGCGCGGCTCAATGCGCTGCTGCGTCGCTCCAGCGGTTTCACCCAGTCCTCCATTGTTGCCGGGCCGTTGCTGCTCGACCTCAATCGCAAGCAGGCGACCCTCGATGAACAGCCGCTGGCGCTGACCGCCTACGAATACCGGATTCTCGAGTACCTGATGCGCCACCACCAGCAAGTGGTGCCCAAGGATCGCCTGA
The sequence above is a segment of the Pseudomonas sp. HS6 genome. Coding sequences within it:
- a CDS encoding response regulator, with amino-acid sequence MEQEAWQVLIVEDDQRLAELTREYLQANGLRVEIEGNGALAAARIIKEQPDLVILDLMLPGEDGLSICRKVRDQYDGPILMLTARTDDADQILGLDIGADDYVCKPVRPRLLLARIQALLRRSDAPEPVSGKPRRLQFGPLVVDNALREAWLSDSGIELTSAEFDLLWLLVSNAGRILSREEIFTALRGIGYDGQDRSIDVRISRIRPKIGDDPDHPRLIKTVRSKGYLFVPEACVELPL
- a CDS encoding ATP-binding protein encodes the protein MNSIFLRIYGGMCAALILVAVLGVLALHLLNQVRSEQYRERLAHGTFSLMADNLQPMNETERHRALLVWERLLGIPLTLKTFTQTDLDLTQRTRVQRGQALVEQTGPHAAKVYRLVSDKEQLVLVGEVQQISEQLARATIYLLADELVRVPVGEQPKRLAQLKDEKGFGFDLRLVTVDEADMDEDQSRRVSEGDTVMALGKGGDSIRVFAGMVGTPWVLEIGPLYQMNPYPPQWLVLIAALGLTLIGLIVYLLVRQLERRLRGLEAAATRIAKGSLETRVPARGADSVGKLAAAFNGMAEHLQQLLAIQRELVRAVSHELRTPVARLRFGLEMIGSATTPQALEKYREGMDHDIEDLDKLVDEMLTYARLEQGSPALTFQRIDLDALVNQVIEELAPLRADVTVQRGLCLSAADCDDAWVEAEPRYLHRALQNLVGNAMRHARSRVTVSYQVGQMRCRVDVEDDGPGVPESAWEKIFTPFLRLDDSRTRASGGHGLGLSIVRRIIHWHDGRALIGKSKSLGGACFSLSWPRNQERR
- a CDS encoding 4'-phosphopantetheinyl transferase, encoding MNSSPLLPACCTPLDAHWPLPTVLPDTVLLSTHFDPSQLLGDDFRRSAIEPPPSIQRSVAKRQAEFLAGRICARAALQQLEGSSSVPAIGEDRAPVWPAHICGSITHSTGRAAAIVANKQHWRGLGMDLENLLNVERAERLAGEILTPAEMQRMAAGARDQLALWVTLTFSVKESLFKALYPIVQKRFYFEHAEVLEWTEQGEVRLRLLTDLSSEWRHGTELDAQFGVHDGQLLSLVSIQA
- a CDS encoding dienelactone hydrolase family protein, producing MRLFLALTLLAFSSLSAAAIKTEEIPYQSADGTKLIGYYAYDDAIKGPRPGVVVVHEWWGLNDYAKRRARDLAGLGYSALAIDMYGDGKNTEHPKDAMAFMQAATQNADAASKRFEAGLDLLKKQPQTDTGKLAAIGYCFGGGVVLNAARQGVPLAGVVSFHGALATKTPATPGSVKAKVLVEHGALDSMVTADNVTAFKSEMDKAGADYKFVSLDGAKHGFTNPDADRLSHGDHGGPDIGYNKAADEKSWADMQAFFKKIFG
- a CDS encoding response regulator transcription factor yields the protein MKLLVVEDEALLRHHLQTRLTESGHVVESVANAEEALYQTGQFNFDLAVIDLGLPGMGGLDLIRQLRSDGKSFPILILTARGNWQDKVEGLAAGADDYLVKPFQFEELEARLNALLRRSSGFTQSSIVAGPLLLDLNRKQATLDEQPLALTAYEYRILEYLMRHHQQVVPKDRLMEQLYPDDDERDPNVIEVLVGRLRRKLEGPAGFKPIDTVRGLGYLFNERCT